From Brassica rapa cultivar Chiifu-401-42 unplaced genomic scaffold, CAAS_Brap_v3.01 Scaffold0071, whole genome shotgun sequence, a single genomic window includes:
- the LOC117129708 gene encoding uncharacterized protein LOC117129708, whose protein sequence is MVRSLHLNSLVGRDEPLGSEEVDQADLLTRIQQAKSLDENLQKVALDNKMEYQITSNETIWVNGRVSVPNSKGLNEEIMSQAHKSKFSVHPMLNKMYMDLKRYYHCVRMKTAEWVARCPTCQLLKAEHQVPN, encoded by the coding sequence ATGGTTCGGTCACTCCATCTAAATTCATTGGTTGGACGTGATGAGCCATTGGGATCCGAGGAAGTGGATCAGGCCGATCTACTTACCAGGATACAGCAGGCTAAGAGTTTGGATGAGAACTTGCAAAAAGTGGCTCTTGACAATAAGATGGAGTATCAGATCACAAGCAACGAAACAATCTGGGTGAATGGCCGAGTAAGTGTTCCAAACAGCAAGGGGCTTAATgaagagattatgagtcaggctcataagtcaaagTTCTCAGTCCACCCCATGCTGAATAAGATGTATATGGATTTAAAAAGGTACTATCACTGCGTAAGGATGAAAACAGCCGAGTGGGTGGCGAGGTGTCCTACTTGCCAGCTTCTGAAGGCCGAACATCAAGTGCCCAATG